From Amphiprion ocellaris isolate individual 3 ecotype Okinawa chromosome 10, ASM2253959v1, whole genome shotgun sequence, one genomic window encodes:
- the sdr39u1 gene encoding epimerase family protein SDR39U1 produces MRVLIGGGSGFVGRELTRLLRDKGHEVTVISRQPGPGTITWGELESHGLPPCEGAVNLAGENLMNPLRWWNEGYKNDLFSSRIDTTKTLSQAIAASSSPPHSWVLVSGVACYKPSQTAEYTEDSEWTPFDLLSKLVKEWEASALLPENVAKTTKQVVIRPGAVLGRDGGAMKQMLLPFWLGLGGTLASGRQPFPWIHVSDLAGIIAQALEPAADAPPALPQVFNGVAPALNTNYEFTKELGRVLRRPTIFPVPGFVMNTLMGSERAVVLTQGQKVIPKRTLESGYQYTYPDLTSALKQIVGS; encoded by the exons ATGAGAGTCTTAATAG GAGGGGGATCTGGCTTCGTGGGCCGTGAGCTGACCCGCCTGCTCAGAGATAAAGGCCATGAGGTCACAGTGATTTCTCGTCAGCCTGGTCCGGGGACGATTACTTGG GGGGAGTTAGAGTCTCATGGTCTCCCACCCTGTGAAGGTGCTGTCAACTTGGCTGGAGAGAATCTCATGAACCCACTTCGATG gtggaATGAAGGCTACAAAAATGATTTGTTCTCCAGTCGCATTGACACCACAAAGACTCTGTCTCAAGCCATCGCTGCCTCCTCCAGTCCGCCTCACTCCTGGGTGCTGGTGTCTGGTGTAG CTTGCTACAAACCCAGTCAGACAGCTGAGTACACAGAAGACAGTGAATGGACGCCGTTTGACCTCCTCTCGAAGCTTGTCAAAGAGTGGGAGGCCTCGGCGCTTCTTCCTGAGAATGTGGCAAAAACCACCAAACAAGTCGTCATCCGGCCCG GAGCGGTGTTGGGTCGTGACGGTGGTGCCATGAAGCAGATGCTGCTGCCCTTCTGGCTAGGCCTCGGTGGCACCCTGGCGTCTGGAAGGCAACCGTTCCCCTGGATCCACGTCTCGGATCTGGCAGGAATCATCGCCCAGGCGCTGGAGCCAGCCGCCGACGCTCCCCCAGCTTTACCACAAGTCTTCAACGGAGTTGCGCCGGCGCTCAACACCAACTACGAGTTCACTAAAGAGCTGGGCCGGGTCCTGAGGCGGCCCACCATCTTCCCCGTGCCCGGCTTCGTGATGAACACTCTGATGGGCTCTGAGAGGGCCGTGGTCCTCACTCAGGGCCAGAAAGTCATCCCCAAGAGGACTTTAGAGTCTGGATATCAGTACACATACCCAGACCTGACCTCAGCGCTGAAACAGATTGTTGGGAGTTAA
- the mettl17 gene encoding methyltransferase-like protein 17, mitochondrial produces the protein MASRSYAACVLCQRAAVVKTINRGMSAAAHPQSQADFLKGEPHKKHPGVTNLKTLRLPEELQVAAQLIIHRAQVTRLPERTQKLTNFLWSRKRAVEDLSLRQKAVGLEKKLWEKAMQKGGDIDEEVLDDRIRKKVFSELRRTTYHWTPLKFDEELGVVYMAARLAGGYAAVRRALNEIKKRDPSFAPQSLLDFGSGLGTVAWACHSCWGDSLKEMVCVDSSGPMNILAERLLKGDDERAEPHIKQVYFRQFLPVSPKVQFDLVVAAFTLSELPNVKDREEAAFTLWRKTSSYLVLVENGTKEGHQMLMEARDTLINKQEKTVYDFRPASVFAPCSHKLMCPKLAREPITPCNFQQMYHALPLPGHNHRQTEKFSYLILSRTEPSQAEPEGVSWARLISPVLRRTRHVHCHMCCPDGQLQHKVVTARKHSRDVYRCARSSDWGDQMPIVKNVEEDVHSDSEG, from the exons ATGGCGTCACGGAGCTACGCCGCCTGTGTTCTCTGTCAGCGGGCGGCTGTGGTGAAGACGATAAACAGG GGAATGAGTGCAGCTGCCCACCCACAGTCCCAGGCAGATTTCCTGAAAGGAGAACCACACAAGAAGCACCCAGGTGTGACCAACCTGAAAACTCTGCGACTCCCCGAGGAGCTCCAGGTGGCAGCGCAGTTGATCATTCACA GAGCTCAGGTGACTCGTCTCCCTGAACGCACTCAGAAACTCACAAACTTCCTTTGGAGCCGGAAACGAGCTGTCGAGGATTTGTCTCTGAGGCAGAAAGCTGTGGGTCTGGAGAAAAAGCTGTGGGAGAAAGCAATGCAGAAGGGTGGAG ATATTGATGAGGAGGTGCTGGACGATCGCATCAGGAAGAAGGTTTTCTCAGAGCTCAGAAGAACTACGTATCACTGGACTCCACTAAA GTTTGATGAAGAGCTGGGTGTGGTGTACATGGCGGCTCGGCTGGCTGGAGGCTACGCAGCAGTGAGGAGAGCTTTGAATGAG ataAAGAAGCGAGATCCTTCGTTTGCTCCTCAGTCTcttctggattttggttcagGCCTGGGAACCGTTGCCTG GGCATGCCACTCATGCTGGGGCGACTCTTTGAAGGAGATGGTGTGTGTGGACAGCTCTGGGCCGATGAACATTTTGGCCGAGCGACTTCTCAAAG GTGATGATGAAAGAGCCGAACCTCACATCAAACAAGTCTATTTCCGACAGTTTCTCCCCGTCTCTCCTAAG GTGCAGTTTGACTTGGTAGTCGCAGCTTTTACCCTATCAGAGCTTCCCAATGTGAAAGATCGAGAAGAGGCAGCGTTCACACTGTGGAGAAAGACCAGCTCGTATCTG GTGCTGGTGGAAAACGGGACCAAAGAGGGCCACCAAATGCTTATGGAGGCCAGAGACACTTTAATAAAT AAACAAGAGAAGACTGTCTACGACTTCAGACCTGCGTCAGTTTTTGCTCCG tgctctCATAAACTCATGTGTCCTAAATTGGCCCGAGAACCCATCACACCCTGCAACTTCCAGCAGATGTACCACGCTCTGCCTCTGCCTGGG cacAATCACCGTCAGACGGAGAAGTTCAGCTACCTGATTCTGAGTCGGACAGAACCATCACAGGCAGAACCAGAAGGTGTGAGCTGGGCGAGACTGATCTCTCCGGTGCTGCGTAGAACCAGACATGTCCATTGTCACATGTGCTGCCCTGACGGACAACTGCAACACAAAGTGGTGACGGCAAGAAAACACAGCAG AGACGTGTACCGCTGTGCTCGGAGCAGCGACTGGGGAGATCAAATGCCGATTGTTAAGAATGTCGAGGAAGACGTCCACAGTGACTCAGAGGGATGA